In a single window of the Pseudobacteriovorax antillogorgiicola genome:
- a CDS encoding ferredoxin--NADP reductase has translation MRRKKGWMNLKIAKITEETWDTKTFYFIDADDNEHAFDYIAGQYLTFRYDGISDKPIVRSYTMSSSPCEKAFSACTIKRVEGGLISNWMCDELKEGDILKARGPIGRFVFNPEKCHKNLVMVGAGSGVTPFISILREYADCLGTDGAPETMTLLVAYRSKKDLICWDVLESLQNKPGIKVITTLTREDAQAEGFWYGRPSTEMLDKAVDGQYDNTTFLTCGPEALMTMVVEHAISKGVEKEHAQTESFF, from the coding sequence ATGCGACGAAAAAAAGGCTGGATGAACCTTAAGATTGCGAAGATCACCGAGGAAACCTGGGACACAAAGACCTTCTATTTCATAGATGCTGATGATAACGAGCATGCTTTCGATTATATTGCCGGACAGTATCTGACATTTCGCTACGATGGAATTTCAGACAAGCCCATCGTTCGCTCTTACACCATGTCCAGCTCTCCTTGTGAAAAGGCATTTTCAGCATGCACCATAAAGCGGGTCGAAGGTGGTTTGATCAGCAACTGGATGTGCGACGAGCTTAAAGAGGGCGATATTCTGAAAGCTCGTGGACCTATTGGTCGCTTCGTTTTTAATCCTGAAAAGTGCCACAAAAACCTTGTCATGGTCGGCGCAGGAAGTGGTGTCACACCATTTATTAGCATTCTTAGGGAGTATGCGGACTGTCTCGGAACCGATGGTGCCCCAGAAACGATGACTTTGTTAGTCGCCTACCGTTCCAAAAAAGATTTGATCTGTTGGGATGTACTCGAAAGCCTCCAAAATAAACCTGGAATTAAGGTCATCACAACGCTGACTCGGGAAGATGCCCAAGCTGAGGGTTTTTGGTACGGTCGCCCAAGCACCGAGATGTTAGATAAAGCAGTGGATGGTCAGTACGACAATACAACCTTTTTGACTTGTGGCCCCGAAGCTTTGATGACCATGGTTGTGGAGCATGCCATCAGCAAGGGTGTCGAGAAGGAACATGCCCAAACAGAGTCGTTTTTTTAG